A stretch of Pelagicoccus enzymogenes DNA encodes these proteins:
- a CDS encoding outer membrane protein OmpK, translating to MKRTLLTASATTLFATVALAGDALLWQDNSLSLLVGGGFELDPDTQQTVTVEHVSGWSKGDLFIFVDGINFDGDEDIGGKDTAYYGEVSPRFNIGKIVGQDFSGSLVNDLYVATTWEFGQNSDDNLLVGLGVDLNLPGFDFFQLNGYRRFNDTSSDLESYQITPVWKITIPVGETELVCDGFIDWVIGEGTDHLHVCPQVKLDVGMMTGMEKGKLYAGIEYDYWKNKYAVPDGAFGLDSNQSTFSGLLKFHF from the coding sequence ATGAAACGAACACTACTCACAGCGAGCGCTACAACTTTATTTGCGACCGTTGCCCTTGCGGGCGATGCGCTGCTTTGGCAGGACAACAGCCTCAGCCTTCTGGTTGGCGGCGGTTTCGAACTCGATCCTGATACGCAGCAAACGGTGACCGTCGAGCATGTTAGCGGTTGGTCTAAAGGAGATCTGTTTATCTTCGTGGATGGGATCAACTTCGACGGCGACGAGGATATCGGCGGCAAGGATACGGCCTACTATGGGGAGGTCTCGCCACGCTTCAACATAGGCAAAATTGTTGGGCAGGATTTTTCCGGCTCTCTGGTAAACGACCTCTATGTCGCTACGACTTGGGAGTTTGGCCAGAATTCGGACGACAATTTACTTGTCGGGCTCGGAGTCGACCTGAACCTGCCCGGGTTCGATTTTTTCCAATTGAACGGGTATCGAAGGTTCAATGACACTTCCAGCGATCTGGAGTCTTACCAGATCACGCCAGTTTGGAAGATAACCATTCCCGTGGGGGAGACGGAGCTTGTGTGCGACGGTTTTATTGACTGGGTCATTGGCGAAGGAACGGACCACTTGCACGTTTGCCCTCAGGTCAAATTGGATGTGGGAATGATGACCGGAATGGAGAAAGGCAAGTTGTACGCCGGAATCGAATACGACTACTGGAAGAACAAGTATGCCGTTCCAGATGGTGCCTTCGGTCTCGACTCGAATCAGTCGACTTTCAGCGGACTGCTGAAATTCCATTTCTAG
- a CDS encoding adenine phosphoribosyltransferase: MNIESYIRSTKDFPKPGVIFRDFTPLLANGEAFKALIDQLKERFSNKKIDVVVGIEARGFVLASALAYALGAGTVLVRKEGKLPHATHSQEYELEYGSSVLEISRDAFEKGQKILVVDDVLATGGTLGATLKLIKENFSVSIEEILFLIELDELKGRQRLPEIPIYSVFHY; the protein is encoded by the coding sequence ATGAATATCGAATCATACATTCGCAGCACCAAGGACTTTCCCAAGCCGGGGGTCATATTCCGAGACTTCACTCCGCTTCTGGCAAACGGAGAAGCCTTCAAGGCTCTTATCGATCAGCTCAAGGAACGCTTCTCCAACAAAAAGATCGACGTCGTGGTCGGCATCGAAGCGCGTGGATTCGTGCTCGCGTCCGCCCTCGCCTACGCCCTGGGAGCGGGAACCGTGCTCGTGAGAAAGGAAGGCAAGCTTCCACATGCAACCCACTCTCAGGAATACGAACTGGAATACGGCTCAAGCGTTCTGGAAATCAGCCGCGACGCCTTCGAAAAGGGACAGAAGATCCTCGTCGTTGACGACGTGCTCGCCACAGGCGGGACCCTAGGAGCGACCCTAAAGCTTATCAAAGAGAACTTCTCCGTATCCATCGAAGAAATACTTTTTCTCATCGAACTCGACGAACTCAAGGGTCGGCAAAGGCTCCCTGAAATTCCTATCTACTCCGTATTTCACTACTGA